The Cryptomeria japonica chromosome 9, Sugi_1.0, whole genome shotgun sequence DNA segment ttaCCATATCTATCTACAtttcgtctctctctctctctctctctctctctctctctctagattgcaaacataacatgagcttgtGGGTCATGGagcttgattatcttcttgatttagaggTTTTATTTTATTCATGTTTCAATCCTTTTAAGTGAATACATATTTGATTTAAATCTATGAATTCTCCAcggatgttttctcattgatggttAAGTTGTTAAGTGGAAAATTTCATTCGAAACAGTAAAACTCTTGTAGACTTATGAACTTCATGCACTCAAGTTAAATGATCATGACATCGTTGAGATGAAGTGAAAACTTAATATACTTCAACAACTCCATCCATTGCTATTTTTGTATAAACATTTCAAATTGGTTTTAAACATTTCCATAATGTAATGCCCCTAGCTTTCACACAAGACATTAATTGAACCAACATTGAATGAACAATTTTTTTGCACTGTAAGTGACATTCACATGTGCATTACACACCAATGTAAACACAAGGTATCATGATAAGCACAACGACACACAAAATGACATCACCAATTCATTAGACATGGgggcacatatcaaaagacttcaataatcaagtgAAAGGTAATTGTTACATTTTTGtagaaacaacatcattttctgaatgacctaccaattgacctcatgtattgcacaaatgtatgcaaCTACTAGACCAGAAATTCTTAATTGACCTTCCACGCCTttttggcgtacccattgcacaccaaggtgcaattgcttgTTTAAAATTCCTTCCCActacttttttttaatattatattatatgtttaaAAACTTTATAATATTAATAGAAATAATACTATTCGatgtaaattaaaaaataaaacctaaactaacatGGGTGTATATGTTAGTGATATATCCTTTCAATCTAGTTGGCAAGCACATGAGACGTGAAGGACATTGTTTAAGAAATTCTGGTAAAAGATTTTATGTGGACGACATCTTTGATTGCATTGACTTCTATCATTATTTTTATGGATGAAAACTGGCCACGACTCAAAGGGATTACGTACCATTATTGATTTGATATCTTTCTAGTTATAGGATAAGATTAACTACTGTTTTGACTTGAGATGTATCCTTCACGTTCGCGTAAGAGGCGTTACAATTTTTGCTTATCGATCACCATTAGAAACAGTTGTTCATGATATCTATTGACTTGATTCCTACGCCCCTCAGATTAAAATAAATGCGCGTGTCCATCATGGTTACGTAAGATACGAGATCAGATGCCAGGGGGGGTCGTGCGTGAGGTGGTTAATCTATAGTCCAGAGGTCCTCTCGGATCAGCAGCTTTTACTCTAGTTAGGGAGGTAGTTAACTCCTTGGAGTTCTCACTCTTTCTGAATCTGGCCAGATAGCTCAACCGGGGCCCTCCCACCCGGTAAGAAAGGGCATTACAATTTGTGCTTATCACCATTAGAAACAGTTGTTCATGGTATCTTTATATACCTACACAGCTGATCATTATATCAAAACAGACATGGAGAACAAGGGGAGTCTGCATGCAATTCTCCTGAATATATCATCCAGAATGAATTCTAATCTTATAGTTGGGTCTGCCACAGTCCTTCTCATGGCAATAATAGGTTTTTGGTTTAAAAAATATAGAAGTGATAGGCATAGACTCCCTCCAGGACCCAGAGCGCTCCCCGTAATAGGCCATTTTCATCTTCTGATAGATAAGGAAAGGCCCTTTCATAGGATTCTTGATTCACTCTCAAAAGTTTATGGACCCATTATGCACCTCAAATTTGGTAGCCGCCCAGTTTTGATTATCAGTTCTTCAGAGCTAGCCAAAGAATGTTTTACAGTAAATGATTTAGCTTTTGCTTCTAGGCCTCGTCTTTCTCAAGGAAAACATCTGGGTTATGATTTTATGTTTATGGGTTGGGCTCCATATGGGTCTTACTGGAGAAACGTTAGAAAAATATGTGCTCTTGAGCTTCTTTCTTCTAAACAGATCCAAACATACCGACCCAAGAGAATGAGGGAGATTTCTAAAACTCTGAATTATCTGTTTCAACAGGCTCAGATGAAAACCACAGTTAATATGAGAACTGTTTTGTCCCAGATGACTTTGAATGTTCTGATGAGCATGATAATGGGTGATCACTATTTTGGAGAGGAAGCGGGGATGTCATTTTTAGAAGTTGCACATCTGATTGAAGAGTCTTTTGTGCTGCATGGGGCTGTCAATATTGGGGATTATATTCCCTGGTTGAAGTGGCTTGATTTGCAAGGGTACGAGAGGGCTATGAAGAAGGTACAGGGGAAACTCAATCCTTACATGCAGAGAATAGTGGAGAAGCACCGGGAAAACCCACCAACAGAGAAGGAAGACATGGACTTCATAGATGTGCTCATCTTGCAGGCGGAGGAGAATGGTGAAGCAATCCCTGACAAAGATACCTTCATCAAATCCATTGCTGTGGTAAGCTCTTTTCCCTGTATATGTGTGTACGCACTCAGTCTTAAAAGTAGATTTATTTGGTCTAAATTGAAAATAatgtgtacacacatacatatgcacatatactTATAcgtatatgcatgcatatatagatatgtgtatagtTGTAAGATATatgaatgaatatatatataaatatgtgtgcaTTTTCTAACTAAACATAAATAATCATTATTATATCATGTATAACAATTATGTAATATACATTTGATAAAATTGTTCATGTATTAAAAAGTCTGATAGTGAATTGGTTAACTTATCTCTAAGTCTATTATTAAATGTATTTTTATATAATTACTAGTTAGTTCAATTTAATATTGAAAACAaattatgtttattaatatattatcatAGTTCCTACAAATCTTTAGTTTTTTTTTCCCTTCATATCAAGTAGATTTGAAAAGATATCTTTTGAAATTACTTGAATATTTATGAAAAGTATTATATATTGTATCTTTTTAAATAATACATTTATATAATGACTAATAATTCTTGTAAGAAACCTAGTTCATTGATTCTATAGCTTTTCATCTATTTCATGTGGTCAATAATATACTTTTCTTTTAAATACTATGaatatattttattcaattaataataaaaaaatcagatttataataataacaaaaaaaatctTACTCTTGTTACTAATTTCTATTTTTCTTCTAGAATATGTTTAGTGCAGGCTCAGATACTTCTTCACTTGCCTTAGAATGGGTATTGTCATTATTAATATTGCATCCCAACATAATGAAGATGGTTCAAGAGGAGCTTGACTCCAAAGTTGGAAAAAGTAGATTAGTAGAAGAGTTAGACATACCACAATTAAAATACTTGCAAGCAATAGTCAAGGAGATAATGCGTCTTTTCCCACCTGGACCTTTACTTGTACCACATGAATCTATTAAATCATGCACACTTGGAGGCTTCCACATTCCAACGGGAACAATATTGATGGTAAATGCATGGGCAATTCAGAGAGACCCAAGAATCTGGAATAAACCATTGGAATTCATACCAGAGCGTTTCTTGGAAAATAATATAGAGATAGAGAGCATACAAACTTTAgggaatgaatttgagatgtttcCTTTTGGGGTAGGAAGACGAGGATGTCCTGGTGCCTCTTTGGCAATGTGTCTAGTGCATATAACTCTTGCAAGGTTGTTGCAAAGCTTTGACTGGTTTCTTCCTGATGGTAAAGCCCTTGATATAAATGAGGGAGTTGGTTTGACAATGCCAAAAGCAGTACCTTTGGAGGTTGTTATTAAAGCTCGCCTTCCCCCTCATCTATACCCAAATTCTATTGGATATTGAGCTTAAATGTTGAAGCTTTCAATTTATTTGTCAACTTCAATATACAATAAAGgtccttttctttctattttctctagcaaaacataatacaaaattaTCTTAAACAAAAGAAATTAATGTCAATTTATTTTTCAACTAATACACATTTAAGTCATTTAAAAACACACATTATTAGACTAATTTTTCTATGAATaccataattaataatatatatattcttattaatTTAATATAAGATATGAAATGCATATAAAATGATTGCTAGCCTATTTAAGAAAGAATCTTCTACTCATCTCGTAATCAATTTTATTAACTTTTTTACTATTTGTAATTCACTACTTGAATGTGGTAAATAATTTTATATACAAAATTATTCTAGATAATGAAAATTAGTCAAAACttcataataaattaattatgaacaTTCACAAACTTAatttaatgaataaataatttattattagagAAAATTTTAAATCAAGACACAATTGTAACAAATAATGTATTAGTTGGGATTTTTGTGTATTTTGGGTTTAGTCTTTTGTTGTGTGTGAACTTCTCATGCACCCCAGGTAGTTACTTTTTATTAGCTATGTAAAAGGATCAGGCCTATCCCACTTTAATCAAATAGAACAAACAATTTATTAGTGACCATAATATGGAAGATTattacactcaaatttgaaaaaaaacatgGCGGATGAATGAaagcaaaatttgaaacaaatcttttgtttaaaaataaataaatttgaaagaCATCTTTTGTGCACTTGTGTTGTTGTGATGTTTGagattgaaaatgttgaaaatgaatttTTATCACAAATAATTTGAACTATTGAATGACACATTATTTATAGAAAG contains these protein-coding regions:
- the LOC131044593 gene encoding xanthotoxin 5-hydroxylase CYP82C4, which produces MVSLYTYTADHYIKTDMENKGSLHAILLNISSRMNSNLIVGSATVLLMAIIGFWFKKYRSDRHRLPPGPRALPVIGHFHLLIDKERPFHRILDSLSKVYGPIMHLKFGSRPVLIISSSELAKECFTVNDLAFASRPRLSQGKHLGYDFMFMGWAPYGSYWRNVRKICALELLSSKQIQTYRPKRMREISKTLNYLFQQAQMKTTVNMRTVLSQMTLNVLMSMIMGDHYFGEEAGMSFLEVAHLIEESFVLHGAVNIGDYIPWLKWLDLQGYERAMKKVQGKLNPYMQRIVEKHRENPPTEKEDMDFIDVLILQAEENGEAIPDKDTFIKSIAVNMFSAGSDTSSLALEWVLSLLILHPNIMKMVQEELDSKVGKSRLVEELDIPQLKYLQAIVKEIMRLFPPGPLLVPHESIKSCTLGGFHIPTGTILMVNAWAIQRDPRIWNKPLEFIPERFLENNIEIESIQTLGNEFEMFPFGVGRRGCPGASLAMCLVHITLARLLQSFDWFLPDGKALDINEGVGLTMPKAVPLEVVIKARLPPHLYPNSIGY